A stretch of the Sorangium aterium genome encodes the following:
- a CDS encoding NAD-dependent epimerase/dehydratase family protein, translated as MPTALVTGAAGVMGARLTARLRKAGWQVRALVLPGDPLRARIDALGCDVREGDISDPNTLAGVCRGIDLVYHLAAIIITHDPTMFQRVNRDGTAHLVAEARKAGVPHFVYVSSASVVYPRRTRYAESKLEAERLVQGSGLTYTIVRPTLVYEQGGGQELLMFLDYLRRFPVVPFIGAGGALKRPVWSEDIVDGLVRLANAPIAHGKIYNFSGAEVISMRELAELLLLHHDRPRPFLHLPVWACRALAAVLPVFMKRPPLTSSAIAGIVNDADLDPTEAMNDLGYAPLGVRAGLRRCFPSPAVVAATLAPRASEARERTN; from the coding sequence ATGCCGACAGCCCTGGTGACTGGCGCCGCCGGCGTGATGGGCGCCCGCTTGACGGCGCGGCTGCGCAAAGCGGGCTGGCAAGTGCGAGCGCTCGTGCTGCCCGGTGATCCGTTGCGAGCGCGCATCGATGCGCTGGGCTGCGACGTGCGCGAAGGCGATATCAGCGATCCGAACACATTGGCCGGCGTGTGTCGCGGCATCGACCTCGTCTACCACCTGGCCGCCATCATCATTACCCACGACCCCACGATGTTTCAGCGCGTCAACCGCGACGGCACGGCGCACCTCGTTGCGGAGGCGCGAAAAGCGGGGGTGCCGCACTTCGTGTACGTCTCGTCGGCCTCGGTCGTTTACCCCCGTCGCACGCGCTATGCCGAGTCCAAGCTCGAGGCCGAGCGTCTCGTCCAGGGCTCAGGGCTCACCTACACGATCGTGCGGCCCACGCTGGTTTACGAGCAGGGCGGCGGTCAGGAGCTCCTGATGTTCCTCGACTACTTGCGGCGGTTTCCGGTGGTGCCGTTCATCGGCGCCGGGGGCGCGCTCAAAAGGCCCGTTTGGTCCGAGGATATCGTCGACGGCCTCGTGCGGCTCGCCAATGCGCCGATCGCGCACGGCAAAATCTACAACTTCAGCGGCGCGGAGGTGATTTCGATGCGCGAGCTCGCGGAGCTGCTGCTGCTTCATCACGATCGGCCTAGGCCCTTCTTGCACCTGCCGGTGTGGGCGTGCCGGGCGCTGGCAGCCGTGCTCCCCGTGTTCATGAAGCGGCCCCCGCTCACCTCGAGCGCGATAGCCGGCATCGTCAACGACGCCGACCTCGACCCGACCGAAGCCATGAACGACCTCGGCTACGCGCCGCTCGGCGTGCGCGCTGGGTTGCGTCGCTGTTTCCCTTCACCCGCCGTCGTGGCGGCCACCCTCGCACCCCGCGCGAGTGAAGCTCGAGAAAGGACAAATTAG
- a CDS encoding alginate O-acetyltransferase AlgX-related protein: MQSTLPPSSSAIERSGGPTDPTGDEQLRRGIIATDVSRGAAWLLTLLFLGAIYAVPLAQAYLEKSEGEESPLADLVRRPPTAENLRQLEKGIEDASYVKAWVQPRVQLLLTRLGRVGNKLAVVGHGGWLYYTPGVLHVGGPGFLEPEVLRGRAREALDAGQEPLHPDPRPAIFAFQQALAQRGIRLVVLPMPDKAGIEPGPLLGRDGRVEMAQNVDYDRFLSELRAAGVAVLDARRSVPEPRTEPLFLAQDTHYTPGYMERIAADLGQLVIGLGVLPKLAEKPVMRGVPQQASRVGDLVDMLKLPDDQSLFQAESVVVHQVQDAAGTPWEPDESADVLLLGDSFTNIFTLEGMGWGNASGLAPHLALALGRPLDVIAQNDSGAFATRQALARELKAGQDRLAGKRVVVWEFAARELSVGDWIPLDLPTPESAGAP, from the coding sequence ATGCAAAGTACCTTGCCTCCCTCGTCCTCCGCCATCGAACGCAGCGGCGGTCCGACCGACCCCACAGGCGACGAGCAGCTGCGCCGCGGTATCATCGCGACCGACGTGAGTCGCGGCGCGGCCTGGCTGCTCACGCTGCTGTTTCTGGGGGCGATCTACGCTGTTCCGCTCGCGCAGGCCTACCTCGAGAAGAGCGAGGGTGAGGAATCGCCTCTCGCGGATCTGGTGCGCCGCCCACCGACGGCCGAGAACCTGCGTCAGCTCGAGAAGGGCATCGAGGATGCCTCGTACGTCAAGGCCTGGGTCCAGCCCCGCGTGCAGCTGCTGCTCACTCGTCTAGGTCGTGTGGGCAACAAGCTCGCGGTCGTCGGACACGGCGGCTGGCTCTATTACACGCCCGGTGTGCTGCACGTCGGCGGGCCCGGATTCCTGGAGCCCGAGGTGCTGCGGGGCCGCGCCAGGGAAGCCCTCGACGCAGGCCAGGAGCCCCTCCACCCGGATCCGCGACCCGCCATCTTCGCGTTCCAGCAAGCGCTCGCGCAACGCGGGATCCGCCTCGTGGTCCTGCCGATGCCGGACAAGGCTGGGATCGAGCCTGGTCCACTTCTTGGGCGTGATGGGCGCGTCGAAATGGCGCAGAATGTCGACTACGACCGCTTCTTGAGCGAGCTTCGAGCCGCCGGCGTGGCCGTGCTCGACGCGCGCCGCAGCGTGCCTGAGCCCCGTACCGAGCCGCTCTTCCTCGCTCAAGATACGCATTATACGCCCGGCTACATGGAGCGCATCGCCGCCGACCTCGGCCAGCTCGTGATCGGGCTTGGGGTATTGCCAAAGCTGGCAGAGAAGCCCGTGATGCGCGGCGTTCCGCAGCAGGCTTCGCGCGTCGGTGATCTGGTCGACATGCTCAAGCTGCCCGACGATCAGAGCCTGTTTCAAGCGGAGAGCGTGGTCGTGCACCAGGTGCAGGACGCGGCCGGCACCCCCTGGGAGCCTGACGAGAGCGCCGACGTGCTCCTGCTCGGCGACAGCTTCACCAACATCTTCACGCTCGAGGGGATGGGCTGGGGCAATGCGTCGGGCCTGGCCCCGCACCTGGCCCTGGCGCTTGGTCGCCCCCTCGACGTGATCGCGCAGAACGACTCCGGCGCCTTCGCTACGCGCCAGGCGCTCGCGCGCGAGCTGAAGGCCGGCCAAGATCGCCTGGCGGGCAAGCGCGTGGTGGTCTGGGAGTTCGCTGCGCGCGAGCTGTCGGTCGGAGATTGGATTCCGCTGGATCTCCCGACTCCCGAGTCTGCGGGGGCTCCGTAG